From a single Capsicum annuum cultivar UCD-10X-F1 chromosome 12, UCD10Xv1.1, whole genome shotgun sequence genomic region:
- the LOC107849635 gene encoding probable WRKY transcription factor 13 — MFSQSLLEDHQDMSSQLGFFSFPPNYNNVGMISTTTTATLPFIGYNQNTLKTLTMNIPPSFDHSLNIQESTHDPRRKEDLSPIFGGPHLHSLQKSTPNTWAWGEVNESSNIIKRREFDHDHNLGVSSIKMKKIKSSRRKVREPRFCFKTMSDVDVLDDGYKWRKYGQKVVKNTQHPRSYYRCTQDNCRVKKRVERLAEDPRMVITTYEGRHVHSPSHDEEDSQASSQLNNLLW; from the exons ATGTTTAGCCAGAGCTTGCTTGAAGATCATCAAGATATGTCATCACAACTTggatttttctcttttcctccaAATTACAACAACGTGGGCATGATtagtactactactactgctactcTACCATTTATTGGATACAACCAAAATACTCTAAAGACCCTCACTATGAATATCCCTCCCTCTTTTGATCATTCCttaaatattcaagaatctaCACATGATCCAAGGCGCAAAGAGGACCTTAGTCCTATATTTGGGGGACCCCATCTTCATTCCTTGCAAAAATCCACTCCAAATACATG GGCATGGGGAGAAGTGAATGAGAGCAGCAATATTATTAAGAGAAGGGAGTTTGATCATGATCATAATTTAGGGGTTTCATCAATCAAGATGAAGAAGATCAAATCATCAAGAAGGAAAGTAAGAGAACCAAGATTTTGTTTCAAGACTATGAGTGATGTGGATGTGTTGGATGATGGTTATAAATGGAGAAAATATGGCCAGAAAGTTGTTAAAAATACCCAACATCCCAG GAGCTATTATCGATGTACACAAGATAATTGTAGAGTTAAGAAACGAGTGGAGAGATTAGCAGAAGATCCGAGAATGGTGATCACAACATATGAAGGGAGACATGTTCACTCTCCATCACATGATGAAGAGGATTCACAGGCTTCATCACAACTTAATAATCTCTTATGGTAG